One genomic segment of Gottschalkia acidurici 9a includes these proteins:
- a CDS encoding ATP-binding protein, giving the protein MFRSIRWKFITVYFLLVLIAMLIVTTFIVKKLETYQIDQISSTMENSVRKFINSSTDISQSEDLNSVKGDIQKVVREWPISSSEMMYVINAMDEYRVVADTTSSKAIDRSAFDVKQIREDIVLWCQKYGEPQSSMNEDYGSGGKSMHIAYPVLSETGEVKGIVYMVKDLNDIYKTLEESKNLLFKATAMALGITVVLGFFIARSITEPINDLTIKAEKMAEGDFNQVVEVKSDDEIGQLASMFNNLTSELKKTISKLTREKNKLDIIFANMADGVILVDKNENIIHANGVVSNIIKTPYYKLLNSKYDSIFESLNKEVTLKYIKEKGYGEGQENVEIDSNIYNVRYALIEDEKKEIDGMIVVFRDVTEQQKLDNMRKEFVADVSHELKTPITTIKSYAETLMENDVDKETSIQFLSVIDEECDRMARIVRDLLQLSNFDYKQVDWNKVDININKFMEKIYLKVKMSSEEKKQLIEMNIPENISNIFADKDAIEQVLLNIITNAIKYTPEKGKIEISASEKNENIIISVKDNGIGIPKEDLNRIFERFYRVDKARARELGGTGLGLSIAKQIIETHGGKILIQSEYNHGTRVDIIFPFK; this is encoded by the coding sequence ATGTTTAGAAGTATAAGGTGGAAGTTTATAACGGTGTATTTTCTACTGGTACTTATAGCTATGCTAATAGTAACTACTTTTATAGTAAAGAAGCTTGAGACGTATCAGATAGATCAGATATCTAGCACCATGGAAAATAGTGTACGAAAGTTTATAAATAGCTCTACAGATATATCACAATCAGAAGATTTAAACTCGGTTAAAGGTGATATACAAAAAGTTGTAAGAGAATGGCCAATATCATCATCGGAGATGATGTATGTAATAAATGCTATGGATGAATATAGAGTGGTGGCAGATACTACTAGTTCTAAGGCTATAGATAGAAGTGCTTTTGATGTAAAACAGATAAGAGAAGATATAGTATTGTGGTGTCAAAAATATGGAGAACCACAGTCCTCAATGAACGAAGATTATGGTAGTGGCGGGAAAAGTATGCATATAGCATACCCTGTGTTAAGTGAAACAGGTGAAGTTAAGGGTATTGTATATATGGTTAAAGACTTAAATGATATATATAAAACTTTAGAGGAGTCTAAAAACCTTTTGTTTAAGGCAACAGCTATGGCATTAGGTATTACTGTTGTATTAGGTTTTTTTATAGCTAGAAGTATAACTGAACCTATAAATGATTTGACTATAAAGGCTGAGAAGATGGCAGAGGGAGACTTTAATCAGGTGGTTGAAGTAAAGTCTGATGATGAGATAGGTCAACTTGCTAGCATGTTTAACAATCTTACCTCAGAACTTAAAAAGACAATATCTAAGCTAACAAGAGAAAAAAACAAATTGGATATAATATTTGCTAATATGGCAGATGGAGTTATATTAGTGGATAAAAATGAAAATATAATTCATGCTAATGGAGTAGTCTCAAATATAATAAAAACACCCTATTATAAACTACTTAACTCTAAATATGATAGTATATTCGAAAGTTTAAATAAAGAAGTTACCTTGAAATATATAAAAGAAAAAGGTTATGGTGAAGGACAGGAAAACGTAGAAATAGATTCAAATATATATAATGTAAGGTATGCTCTTATAGAGGATGAGAAAAAAGAAATAGACGGAATGATAGTAGTATTTAGAGATGTAACTGAACAACAAAAGCTTGATAATATGAGAAAAGAGTTTGTCGCAGATGTATCTCATGAGCTTAAAACTCCAATAACTACTATAAAAAGTTATGCAGAAACATTAATGGAGAATGATGTAGACAAGGAAACTAGCATACAGTTTCTATCTGTTATAGATGAGGAATGCGATAGAATGGCTAGAATAGTTAGAGATCTGTTACAACTATCAAATTTTGACTATAAGCAGGTAGATTGGAATAAAGTAGATATAAATATTAATAAATTTATGGAGAAGATATATCTAAAAGTGAAAATGAGTTCAGAAGAAAAAAAACAACTCATAGAAATGAACATACCAGAGAATATTAGTAATATATTCGCTGATAAAGATGCAATAGAGCAAGTCTTACTAAATATTATTACAAATGCGATAAAGTACACACCTGAGAAGGGAAAAATAGAAATAAGTGCTAGTGAAAAAAATGAGAATATAATAATTTCTGTTAAAGATAATGGAATAGGAATACCAAAAGAAGATTTAAACAGAATATTCGAAAGGTTTTACAGGGTAGATAAAGCTAGAGCCAGAGAGTTGGGAGGTACAGGATTAGGTTTATCTATAGCAAAGCAAATTATAGAAACACATGGAGGTAAAATTCTAATACAAAGTGAATACAATCATGGCACTAGAGTAGATATCATATTCCCCTTTAAGTAA
- a CDS encoding response regulator has protein sequence MNRKILVVDDEKPIADILNFNLKKEGFEVITAYDGQNAVNKALTDCPDLIILDVMLPEKDGFQVLKEIRQQIKVPVIMLTAKEEEADKVLGLELGADDYMTKPFGMKELVARVNANLRRIEYLTTSNNNELIVSGDLVIDLNKYEVTKSGKIIELTLREYELLKFLATRSEQVYTREKLLEEVWGYEYYGDIRTVDVTVRRLREKVEDELGDYKYILTKRGVGYYFRGN, from the coding sequence ATGAATAGAAAGATTTTAGTAGTAGATGATGAGAAACCTATAGCAGATATACTAAATTTTAATTTAAAAAAAGAAGGATTTGAGGTTATAACGGCTTATGATGGACAAAATGCAGTGAATAAGGCTTTGACAGATTGTCCAGACCTTATAATATTAGATGTTATGTTGCCAGAGAAAGATGGATTTCAAGTTCTTAAAGAAATCAGACAACAAATTAAAGTTCCAGTAATTATGTTGACTGCTAAAGAAGAGGAAGCAGACAAGGTTCTAGGACTAGAGTTAGGTGCAGATGACTATATGACGAAACCATTTGGAATGAAGGAACTTGTAGCTAGAGTTAATGCTAATTTAAGACGTATAGAATATCTAACTACATCTAATAATAACGAATTAATAGTGTCAGGTGACTTAGTTATAGATTTAAATAAATATGAGGTAACTAAGAGTGGAAAAATAATAGAACTTACACTAAGAGAGTATGAATTATTAAAGTTTTTAGCCACAAGATCGGAACAAGTATATACTAGAGAAAAACTTCTTGAAGAAGTATGGGGATATGAGTATTACGGTGACATAAGAACTGTAGATGTAACTGTTAGAAGGCTTAGAGAGAAGGTAGAGGATGAATTAGGTGACTATAAGTACATACTAACTAAAAGAGGTGTTGGATACTACTTTAGGGGGAACTAA
- a CDS encoding peptidase MA family metallohydrolase, with the protein MKKKYIMIPIMILLFIVTVFRESLITYFNPLFKYVGQKNIVRSVKDYNMLETEHFIIRYKYEDTDEAIVTSKLSEKYYTNVTDMYGYKPKGKVQVIIYPNGEEMMNNTNLNEEVPPIGVYYSGVIHILDPKEWINDKENLNYIYEKEGPIVHEFAHLIIDDITKGNYPMWLTEGLALYTEYKLTGFEIREPLTEEETVSMKSLHDDFQDLNQEVAYRESFDIVKEISDEWGFNKINGILHTLGEGKNANKTIESVLKIQKGKLVY; encoded by the coding sequence ATGAAAAAAAAATATATAATGATTCCCATAATGATATTATTATTCATAGTGACAGTATTTCGTGAGTCTTTAATAACATATTTTAATCCATTATTTAAGTATGTAGGTCAAAAAAATATAGTGAGAAGTGTGAAAGATTATAATATGCTGGAAACTGAGCATTTCATAATAAGATATAAGTATGAAGACACAGATGAAGCCATTGTAACATCAAAATTATCAGAAAAGTACTATACAAATGTAACAGATATGTATGGATATAAGCCTAAAGGAAAGGTTCAAGTAATAATCTATCCTAATGGTGAAGAAATGATGAACAACACTAATCTAAATGAAGAAGTTCCACCTATAGGGGTTTACTATAGTGGTGTAATTCATATACTAGATCCTAAAGAGTGGATAAATGATAAAGAGAACTTAAATTATATATATGAAAAAGAAGGTCCAATAGTTCATGAGTTTGCACACTTAATAATAGATGATATTACGAAGGGAAATTATCCAATGTGGCTTACAGAAGGTTTGGCATTATATACAGAATATAAATTAACAGGATTTGAAATTAGAGAGCCTTTAACAGAAGAAGAAACTGTTTCTATGAAATCACTACATGATGATTTTCAAGATTTAAATCAAGAAGTTGCATATAGAGAATCTTTTGATATAGTTAAAGAGATCTCAGATGAATGGGGATTTAATAAAATAAACGGAATTTTACACACATTAGGAGAAGGTAAAAATGCTAATAAAACTATAGAATCAGTTCTAAAAATACAAAAGGGCAAGTTAGTTTACTAG
- a CDS encoding S8 family serine peptidase, with amino-acid sequence MKRSSNLRVCPIVSAKLTSRSREDIPVIVSVKDNDSEKLSNMVFNMSSEVRHTLPLVGGVACSLNLDAINRLSRHPNIEYICFDSKVFALLDIASSTVSASIPHDLGFTGKDITVAVIDTGVAPHADLVKPRNRIIGFKDFVNNKTSPYDDNGHGTHVAGIIAASGSSSNGKYRGVAPNANILAVKALDATGGGNTSDIVSAIQ; translated from the coding sequence GTGAAAAGATCAAGTAATTTAAGAGTTTGTCCAATTGTAAGTGCAAAATTGACTTCCAGATCTAGAGAGGATATACCTGTTATTGTTAGTGTTAAAGATAACGATAGTGAAAAGTTAAGTAACATGGTATTCAATATGTCAAGTGAAGTTAGACATACACTTCCTCTAGTTGGTGGAGTTGCATGTAGTTTGAATTTAGATGCTATTAACAGACTTTCAAGACATCCTAATATAGAGTACATTTGTTTTGACTCTAAGGTGTTTGCATTACTAGATATAGCAAGTTCAACTGTAAGTGCATCTATTCCTCATGATCTAGGATTCACTGGTAAAGATATTACGGTTGCTGTAATAGATACTGGTGTGGCACCTCACGCTGACTTAGTAAAGCCTAGAAACAGAATTATAGGTTTTAAAGACTTTGTAAATAACAAGACCTCCCCTTATGATGACAACGGTCATGGTACTCATGTTGCAGGGATTATAGCTGCTAGTGGTTCTTCATCAAATGGTAAGTACAGAGGGGTAGCCCCTAATGCAAATATTTTAGCAGTAAAAGCACTAGACGCAACAGGGGGAGGTAATACATCAGATATTGTTTCTGCTATACAATAA
- a CDS encoding polysaccharide deacetylase family protein has translation MKNVIKKKSFILSICLLLALASLITVKIVKNKGEDTETFAYEKYQSDIEEISKDIKYEVVKNGPRDKKRVAITFDDGPNPVYTPQILDILKEHDVKATFFVLGKHAEIYPDIVLREKNEGHEIGNHTYSHINIDKTKIDKIEEEMLRTQNIIKDITKGEVKLFRPPYGIHNEQITKMAKENNMKTVLWTYYQDTRDWSSPGTDYIVETVLSGIHNGDIILFHDHNENESHTVDALKSIIPKLKEQGYEFVTISELLLEK, from the coding sequence ATGAAAAATGTTATAAAAAAGAAATCATTCATATTATCAATATGTTTGCTATTAGCTTTAGCTTCATTGATCACGGTTAAGATTGTAAAGAATAAAGGTGAAGATACAGAAACCTTTGCATATGAAAAGTATCAAAGCGATATAGAGGAAATTAGTAAGGATATAAAATATGAAGTTGTAAAAAATGGACCTAGAGATAAAAAGAGAGTAGCTATTACATTCGATGATGGACCTAATCCAGTATATACACCTCAAATACTAGATATCTTAAAAGAACATGATGTTAAAGCTACATTTTTCGTTTTGGGAAAGCATGCAGAAATTTATCCTGATATTGTACTAAGGGAAAAAAACGAGGGACATGAAATAGGAAACCATACATATAGTCATATAAATATAGATAAAACAAAGATAGATAAGATAGAAGAAGAAATGTTAAGAACACAAAATATAATAAAAGATATAACTAAAGGAGAGGTTAAGCTATTTAGACCACCATATGGTATACATAATGAACAAATAACAAAAATGGCTAAGGAAAATAATATGAAGACAGTATTATGGACTTATTATCAGGATACAAGGGACTGGAGTAGTCCAGGTACAGATTATATAGTAGAAACAGTATTATCGGGTATTCATAATGGGGATATAATACTCTTTCATGACCATAATGAAAATGAAAGCCACACAGTAGATGCGTTAAAATCTATAATTCCTAAATTAAAAGAACAAGGATATGAATTTGTAACTATATCAGAGTTGTTATTAGAGAAATAG
- a CDS encoding MATE family efflux transporter → MTRGFISNMIKDKEYYRTLFYIAVPVVIQNLIASSINMLDTLMVGRLGEAQIASVGISNQIFLLFNIMIVGLSSGCGVFISQYWGMKEERNIRKVLGVCLISNIIISLIFMTGILTFSNTIISIFNTDPEVIKYGSVYLKLVSLSYTFTAITFGIANASRSVERTIPPMVVSFLALICNGVINYILIFGKLGFPAMGVKGAAIGTIIARGFETIVLSIYMLKTNKVLLGKLSDLLSFNRDFVRRIYSVVTHVILNELCWGSGIIIYSIVYGRMGTQAIASVQIYNTIQNFFTVLILGLASASVVMIGKQIGLGDEEKAKRYGYQFVFISVVIGVILSIIIGLSAKSIVSLFDISDVVRYNTEMILYVVAVVFTLRCVNIMMIIGILRGGGDTKHSFHIEIMTMYGIGVPLSIIGAFVLNLPVYWVVALIAVEEIAKATLALRRLFSNKWIRNVSQEY, encoded by the coding sequence ATGACTAGAGGCTTTATAAGTAATATGATTAAGGATAAAGAATACTATAGAACACTATTTTATATAGCAGTTCCGGTAGTTATACAGAATCTTATAGCATCTTCTATAAATATGTTAGATACACTTATGGTTGGAAGATTAGGAGAAGCACAGATAGCATCAGTAGGTATATCAAATCAGATATTTCTTCTTTTTAATATCATGATAGTGGGACTCAGTAGTGGATGTGGAGTGTTTATATCTCAGTACTGGGGAATGAAGGAAGAGAGAAACATAAGAAAAGTATTGGGTGTTTGCCTGATTAGTAATATTATAATTTCACTAATATTTATGACTGGAATACTCACATTTTCAAATACGATTATTTCAATATTTAATACGGATCCTGAAGTTATAAAATACGGAAGTGTATACCTAAAATTAGTTTCTCTAAGTTACACATTTACAGCTATAACATTTGGTATAGCAAATGCATCAAGATCAGTAGAGAGAACTATACCTCCAATGGTAGTAAGTTTTTTAGCTTTAATATGTAATGGAGTTATAAACTATATACTTATATTTGGTAAACTAGGGTTTCCGGCTATGGGTGTTAAAGGGGCTGCTATTGGAACTATTATAGCTAGAGGGTTTGAAACCATAGTATTAAGTATTTATATGTTAAAAACTAATAAAGTTTTATTGGGAAAGTTATCTGACTTACTAAGCTTTAATAGAGATTTTGTAAGGAGAATATATAGTGTAGTTACACATGTTATATTGAACGAATTGTGCTGGGGATCTGGAATAATAATATATTCAATAGTATACGGACGTATGGGGACACAAGCTATAGCTTCTGTTCAGATATATAATACTATTCAAAACTTCTTTACAGTACTTATACTTGGCTTAGCCAGCGCTTCAGTAGTTATGATAGGAAAGCAAATAGGTTTAGGTGATGAAGAAAAAGCTAAAAGATATGGATATCAATTTGTTTTCATATCTGTTGTGATTGGAGTAATATTATCGATAATTATAGGCTTAAGTGCAAAGTCTATAGTATCTTTATTTGATATATCAGATGTTGTTAGATACAATACAGAAATGATTCTTTATGTGGTGGCAGTTGTATTTACCTTAAGATGTGTAAATATAATGATGATAATTGGTATACTAAGAGGCGGTGGAGATACGAAACATAGTTTTCATATAGAAATAATGACTATGTATGGTATAGGGGTACCGCTATCTATTATAGGAGCTTTTGTCTTAAACCTTCCAGTATACTGGGTAGTTGCACTTATAGCGGTTGAAGAAATAGCAAAAGCTACATTAGCTTTAAGAAGACTATTTTCAAATAAGTGGATAAGAAATGTATCTCAAGAATATTAA
- a CDS encoding recombinase family protein, giving the protein MKIAIYSRKSRLTGKGESIQNQIELCKEYANKHFDVDEFLIYEDEGFSGGSSDRPQYQLMIKDAKKNVFNILMCYRLDRISRNISDFSDTIATLQSNNISFISLREQFDTSTPMGRAMMYIASVFAQLERETIAERIKDNMLRLARSGRWLGGNCPTGYTSEPMEYYDDNMNKKTMYMLSQVPKELFIVKKIFSNYLELGSLNQVEVWSIQNNIRTPNNNYFDITSIRGILTNMVYVKSDKKIYDYCKKSDMDIASDISEFDGVHGLMVYNKNLIRKGKANKLRPTSEWIVAVGKHKGIISSDDFIKVQNKLKKNKHKAPKKISNNIALLSSLLTCHSCNSKLRTTYGNKRKDGTRPHYYKCIFKEKSKGDGCNIKNLNGSKTDSLILNEVKKISVNYNSYYSYLKSQRNDILFLNSLYKDNSSSIEKEIDKYKSMIRKLTITLSETTDSSSSKHIINQIEDLDKKIVKATNDLKVLNSKSSFSPSDTSSIQFLETLIDDFNSAIDSLSFSEQKHLLSSIISKILWNGENLEVHL; this is encoded by the coding sequence ATGAAAATAGCTATATATTCTCGAAAATCGAGACTTACAGGAAAGGGTGAATCTATTCAAAACCAAATTGAATTATGTAAAGAGTATGCAAATAAGCATTTCGATGTAGATGAGTTTTTAATATATGAAGATGAAGGATTTTCTGGTGGCTCATCTGATAGACCCCAATATCAACTTATGATAAAAGATGCTAAAAAAAACGTTTTCAATATATTAATGTGCTATAGATTAGATAGAATAAGTAGAAATATATCTGATTTTTCTGATACTATAGCAACTTTGCAATCTAATAATATTTCATTTATTTCTCTTAGAGAACAATTTGATACTTCTACTCCTATGGGTAGAGCCATGATGTATATTGCTAGTGTATTTGCACAATTAGAAAGAGAAACTATTGCTGAACGTATAAAGGACAATATGCTAAGATTAGCCCGTTCTGGAAGATGGCTTGGTGGTAACTGCCCTACAGGATATACTTCAGAACCTATGGAGTACTATGATGATAATATGAATAAAAAGACCATGTATATGTTATCGCAAGTTCCTAAAGAACTGTTTATAGTCAAAAAAATATTTAGTAATTATCTAGAGCTTGGAAGCTTAAATCAAGTAGAAGTATGGTCTATTCAGAATAATATTAGAACTCCTAATAATAACTACTTTGATATAACCTCCATAAGAGGAATTCTCACTAATATGGTATATGTAAAGTCCGATAAAAAAATATATGATTATTGTAAAAAGTCAGATATGGATATAGCTTCAGATATATCAGAATTTGATGGGGTACATGGCCTCATGGTTTATAACAAAAATCTTATACGAAAAGGAAAAGCTAATAAACTTCGTCCCACTTCCGAATGGATAGTAGCCGTTGGTAAGCATAAAGGTATTATTTCTTCTGATGACTTTATTAAGGTACAAAATAAGCTTAAGAAAAATAAGCATAAAGCTCCTAAAAAAATCTCTAATAATATAGCTCTTCTTAGTTCATTATTGACTTGTCATAGTTGTAATAGTAAATTAAGAACTACTTATGGTAACAAAAGAAAAGATGGAACTAGACCACACTATTATAAATGCATATTTAAGGAAAAATCCAAAGGTGATGGATGTAATATAAAGAATTTAAATGGTAGTAAAACTGATAGTTTAATTTTAAATGAAGTTAAAAAGATTAGTGTAAACTATAATAGTTATTATAGTTATCTAAAAAGTCAGCGAAATGATATCTTATTTTTAAACTCCTTGTATAAAGATAATTCTAGCTCTATAGAAAAGGAAATAGATAAGTACAAGAGTATGATAAGAAAATTGACGATAACTTTAAGCGAAACTACAGATTCCAGCTCTAGCAAGCACATAATAAATCAAATAGAAGATCTAGATAAAAAAATAGTAAAAGCTACTAATGACCTTAAGGTTTTAAATTCTAAAAGCTCTTTTTCTCCCTCTGATACATCCAGTATACAATTTCTAGAGACCCTTATTGATGACTTTAATTCTGCTATAGATAGTCTTAGTTTCAGTGAACAAAAACATTTATTGTCTTCAATTATAAGTAAAATTTTATGGAACGGGGAAAATTTAGAGGTTCATCTATAG
- a CDS encoding S8 family serine peptidase, giving the protein MQWVIETKDKYKTKILNLSLGTPANNPLNSDPLVRAVNEAVNAGLTVVVAAGNSGPNSQTILSPGNSPSVITVGAVNDRSANDNSYTIAPFSSRGPTKEGLRKPDVVAPGVNINSLSSAKLDQYKSLSGTSMATPVVSGCLAVLLSQDSSLGSKQLKSQIINSCTSLNERSENQGAGVVNLSKLFKHNRKPVLTPNKSRPLPDNARPLPDNADSGERINQQDFISSGLIFMLFLILLLIRVI; this is encoded by the coding sequence ATACAGTGGGTTATAGAAACAAAAGATAAATATAAAACTAAGATATTAAATCTTTCTTTAGGTACACCTGCTAATAACCCGCTAAATTCAGACCCTTTAGTTAGAGCAGTAAATGAAGCTGTAAATGCTGGATTAACTGTTGTTGTTGCCGCAGGTAATAGTGGTCCTAACTCCCAAACTATACTTTCTCCTGGAAACAGTCCATCAGTTATAACAGTTGGTGCTGTAAATGATAGAAGTGCTAATGATAATAGTTATACAATAGCTCCATTCTCAAGTAGAGGGCCAACTAAAGAAGGACTAAGAAAGCCTGATGTAGTAGCTCCAGGGGTAAATATCAATTCATTATCTAGTGCGAAATTAGATCAGTATAAATCTTTGAGTGGAACATCTATGGCAACTCCTGTAGTATCAGGTTGTCTTGCAGTTCTACTTAGTCAGGATAGTAGCTTAGGTTCAAAGCAATTAAAGTCTCAAATTATAAACTCTTGTACTAGTCTTAATGAAAGATCAGAGAATCAAGGTGCAGGTGTAGTTAACTTGAGTAAGCTATTTAAACATAATAGAAAGCCTGTCCTTACACCTAATAAATCACGCCCTTTACCTGATAATGCACGTCCTTTACCTGATAATGCAGACAGTGGTGAAAGAATAAATCAACAAGATTTCATTTCTAGCGGATTAATTTTTATGCTATTCTTAATTCTGCTTTTGATAAGAGTAATATAA
- a CDS encoding M23 family metallopeptidase: MSNSLLNKKIKKFKETLNLNNFKNNKMNIVLILITVISIVGLVQYKRYEIATRAVKVVFGKKDVGIARNKEEVLSLVKEIEKDLSKKYDNKIKINEKIAFVSTHVKDEELTSKNTIKKNINDSLTFSAVGYAIKVNDKDAAYVKSEEVAKQAIEKFKEPFSHASDDENVKVEDVKILEDVKLVKKKVPVSLITDIDTTLETLKTGNIEETKHLVKENENYWTMALDYNVNMEDIEEANPGKDAKNIKPGEEVNIPIHKPFITVATYEEQKHTEEVAFDTQYEVDDSLYTNEQKIKVEGVSGKTEVVAKVEKHNGIEVAKEILSETILSQPIAQVIVKGTKAIPIHAATGHFMTPARGTITSRFGARWGKSHQGIDIGARIGTPITASDGGTVIYSGYNNGGYGYMVEIDHGNGYVTRYAHCSKLYVNKGDKIAKGDVIAAVGNTGRSTGPHLHFEVRKNGVAQNPESYLN; the protein is encoded by the coding sequence ATGAGTAATTCGCTTTTAAATAAGAAAATAAAAAAGTTTAAGGAAACATTAAACTTAAATAATTTTAAAAATAATAAGATGAATATAGTGCTGATATTAATTACGGTCATATCAATAGTTGGATTAGTTCAATATAAAAGATATGAGATAGCTACTAGAGCAGTAAAAGTTGTATTTGGTAAAAAAGACGTGGGTATAGCTAGAAATAAAGAGGAAGTTCTTAGTTTAGTAAAAGAAATAGAAAAAGACTTATCTAAAAAGTATGATAATAAAATAAAAATAAATGAAAAGATAGCTTTTGTAAGTACTCACGTAAAAGACGAAGAACTTACTTCAAAAAATACTATCAAAAAGAATATAAATGATAGCTTAACATTTAGTGCAGTTGGCTATGCTATAAAAGTAAACGATAAAGATGCAGCTTATGTTAAATCTGAAGAAGTAGCAAAACAAGCAATAGAAAAATTTAAAGAACCATTCTCACATGCATCAGATGATGAGAATGTAAAAGTAGAAGATGTAAAAATACTAGAAGATGTAAAGTTAGTAAAAAAGAAAGTTCCTGTATCACTTATTACTGATATAGATACCACATTAGAAACACTTAAAACAGGAAATATTGAAGAAACTAAACATTTAGTAAAAGAGAACGAAAATTATTGGACTATGGCTCTAGATTATAATGTAAATATGGAGGACATAGAGGAAGCCAATCCTGGGAAAGATGCTAAAAATATAAAGCCAGGTGAAGAGGTAAATATACCTATACATAAACCGTTTATAACTGTAGCAACTTATGAAGAACAAAAACATACAGAGGAAGTAGCATTTGATACTCAATATGAAGTTGATGATTCACTATATACAAATGAACAAAAAATAAAAGTAGAAGGTGTGTCAGGAAAAACTGAAGTAGTTGCTAAAGTAGAAAAGCATAATGGAATAGAAGTAGCGAAAGAGATATTGAGTGAAACAATACTTTCACAACCTATAGCTCAAGTTATAGTAAAAGGAACTAAAGCAATTCCTATACATGCTGCAACTGGGCACTTTATGACACCTGCAAGGGGCACTATTACATCTAGATTCGGAGCTAGATGGGGAAAAAGTCATCAAGGAATAGATATAGGAGCAAGGATAGGAACTCCTATAACGGCATCAGATGGTGGAACTGTAATTTATTCAGGATACAACAATGGCGGATATGGATATATGGTGGAAATAGACCATGGGAATGGATATGTGACAAGATATGCTCATTGTAGTAAACTTTATGTTAACAAAGGTGACAAGATTGCAAAAGGTGATGTTATAGCAGCAGTAGGTAATACAGGAAGAAGTACGGGTCCACACTTACACTTTGAAGTTAGAAAAAATGGAGTAGCTCAAAATCCTGAAAGTTATTTAAATTAA